From a region of the Opisthocomus hoazin isolate bOpiHoa1 chromosome 21, bOpiHoa1.hap1, whole genome shotgun sequence genome:
- the CASKIN2 gene encoding caskin-2 isoform X3 encodes MGREQELIQAVKNGDLPGVQKLVAKIKASKSKLLGSAKRLNVNYQDADGFSALHHAALGGSLDLISLLLEAQATVDIKDSNGMRPLHYAAWQGRVEPVRVLLRAAASVNMASLDGQIPLHLSAQYGHYEVSEMLLQHQSNPCLINKAKKTPLDLACEFGRLKVAQLLLNSHLCVALLEGQSKDATDPNYTTPLHLAAKNGHKEIIRQLLKAGIEINKQTKTGTALHEAALYGKTEVVRLLLEGGVDVNIRNTYNQTALDIVNQFTTSHASKDIKQLLRGILKVRALKDFWNLHDPTALNVRAGDVITVLEQHPDGRWKGHIHDTQKGTDRVGYFPPSVAEVISKRTGMVVPRAAPAHQRQGPPGALPAPLSGLQQLPDECPHQAAPSVPAPYGHLTLTRTAPGPDSSAAGDRNSVGSEGSIGSIRSAGSGQSTEGTNGQSTSILIENARPLPSAGDDLQQHLLGLEPRNGQVTSTAGPQSHQTPGSCPPGDRVFSHQFLRPEQLLEGKDAEAIYNWLSEFQLESYTSNFLNAGYDVPTISRMTPEDLTAIGVTKPGHRKKISTEIGQLSIAEWLPSYIPADLMDWLSAIGLPQYHKKLLNNGYDSITIVTDLTWEDLQEIGINKLGHQKKIMLAVKKLRDLRKSLNQTEATLARRKVPGALDIVTIESLENGECQSPHTPKMTTFQDSELSYELQTAMSNSCHETLGIKSSQGMSRSQESIGVRSRGSGHSQDNVLSRHLSSPSQESLGSGESSSSSGQSGAPPRSKESPASLPGRPNPEPYGKLVSPEGLNGYANGGGGSPLKERNLPEGTDQYARPAAQKGAGTPAVTPCTPPQTPSKATAPYVFMYPHVSLKSPTGPSLLGAEQPKTLAHPYPSTSSGQKSSLQTSAQKAFSYLHSQCGPAEPPAMPPTAGAAPGAWQAGEPHNGGEGFKHKKRSHSLNRYALSDGEHEEEEGAPSSTLGSYATLTRRPGRSQMPRACLQTDAKVTRSQSFAIRAKRKGPPPPPPKRLSSVSSALAAEADSEQPPDPERQPAAPQDVADAGASPGDAGHGRTVKSLAAALEGTPGVSPPKPLLAPKPLHMAQDCLPRADADSESYDGAGTGSATLSDAGRDPFESSKPRRRTLSEPSAPVTEVAAQGEREDACSDTEEEAKPGVSSSSSQNSSSECIPFAEEGNLTIKQRPKPTGYPKTDVAMPDTEPGSQPVEPPCSAVKEPAVPAAAKEPPVLEFNLTESDTVKRRPRFREREPLQAVLKAFSMAGQAEAGASPAPQYAQAQAVSITGPAVPAPAPRAGLTGDAFDDDSVEFRIAEIEKSILSLEKGMKKAPSPSKAPSPTELLGTAVVRTPAPDVPAKHTSVASTKLVFSGPKTIYQQVLQPSRHAVAPWSAAEAVPDAVGSPAGPGSLTLEAGSKVLAKPLAAAPGAALARQRLEQTNSTLAAALQAAERKVTAEAAESRPGAMHSAKNILEDISNMFDDLADQLDAMLD; translated from the exons agctcctgggatcTGCCAAGCGCCTGAACGTGAACTACCAGGATGCGGACGG GTTCTCGGCTCTGCACCACGCGGCGTTGGGCGGCAGCCTGGACCTCATCtcgctgctgctggaggcgcaggcCACCGTGGACATCAAGGACAGCAACG ggatgcGTCCCCTGCACTACGCAGCCTGGCAGGGCCGCGTGGAGCCGGTGCGGGTGCTGCTGCGCGCCGCCGCCTCCGTCAACATGGCCTCGCTGGACGGGCAGATCCCGCTGCACCTCTCGGCGCAGTACGGCCACTACGAGGTG TCAGAAATGCTGCTCCAGcaccagtccaacccctgcctcaTCAACAAGGCGAAGAAAACCCCCCTGGACCTGGCCTGCGAGTTCGGGCGACTAAAG GtggcccagctgctgctgaacagccATCTGTGCGTCGCCCTCCTGGAGGGACAGTCCAAGGATGCCACCGACCCCAACTACACCACCCCGCTGCACCTGGCAGCCAAGAACGGGCACAAGGAGATCATCAG GCAGCTGCTGAAGGCCGGGATCGAGATCAACAAGCAGACGAAGACGGGCACAGCCCTGCACGAGGCTGCGCTCTACGGCAAGACAGAGGTGGTGCGGTTGCTGCTGGAG GGCGGCGTCGACGTGAACATCAGGAACACCTACAACCAGACGGCGCTGGACATCGTGAACCAGTTCACCACCTCGCACGCCAGCAAGGACATCAAGCAGCTGCTGAGAG GAATCCTGAAGGTCCGAGCTTTGAAGGATTTTTGGAACCTCCATGACCCGACTGCTCTCAACGTCCGGGCAGGAGATGTCATCACG GTCCTGGAGCAGCATCCGGACGGGCGATGGAAGGGGCACATCCACGACACTCAGAAAGGCACCGATCGGGTCGGGTACTTCCCCCCCTCTGTTGCTGAAGTCATCAGCAAGCGAACAG GCATGGTTGTTCCCCGCGCGGCGCCCGCCCACCAGCGCCAGGGTCCCCCCGGGGCCCTCCCGGCCCCCCTGAGcgggctgcagcagctccccgaCGAGTGTCCTCACCAGGCAGCCCCGAGCGTCCCAGCGCCCTATGGCCACCTCACCCTAACCCGGACGGCCCCAGGCCCTGACAGCTCAG CAGCAGGAGATAGGAACAGCGTGGGCAGCGAGGGCAGCATCGGCAGCATCCGCAGTGCCGGCAGCGGCCAGAGCACCGAGGGCACCAACGGGCAGAGCACCAGCATCCTCATTGAGAACGCCAGG ccgCTGCCCTCCGCCGGCGATGACCTCCAGCAGCACCTCTTGGGACTGGAGCCTCGCAACGGGCAGGTGACCTCCACGGCAG GGCCACAGAGCCACCAGACCCCGGGCAGCTGCCCCCCTGGAGACAGGGTCTTCTCCCACCAGTTCTTGCGGCCTGAGCAGCTCCTCGAGGGGAAG GATGCAGAAGCCATTTACAATTGGCTGAGCGAGTTCCAGCTGGAGTCGTACACCTCCAACTTCCTCAACGCTGGCTACGATGTCCCCACCATCAGCCGCATGACCCCAGAG GATCTGACAGCCATCGGCGTGACCAAGCCGGGCCACAGGAAGAAGATCTCCACCGAGATCGGGCAGCTCAGCATCGCCGAGTGGCTGCCCAGCTACATCCCG GCTGACCTCATGGACTGGCTCAGTGCCATCGGGTTGCCCCAGTACCACAAAAAGCTGCTGAACAACGGCTATGACTCCATCACCATCGTGACGGACCTGACGTGGGAAGATCTGCAAGAGATAGGCATCAACAAGTTGG GCCACCAGAAGAAGATCATGTTGGCCGTCAAGAAGCTGAGAGACCTCCGCAAAAGCCTTAACCAAACAGAAGCAACTCTGGCAAGACGCAAAGTCCCCGGTGCCCTGGACATCGTCACCATCGAGTCGCTGGAGAACGGGGAGTGCCAGTCCCCGCACACCCCCAAAATGACGACCTTCCAGGACAGCGAGCTCAGCTATGAGCTCCAGACAGCCATGTCCAACAGCTGCCACGAGACGCTCGGCATCAAGAGCAGCCAGGGGATGTCACGGAGCCAGGAGAGCATCGGGGTGCGGTCGCGGGGCTCGGGGCACTCGCAGGACAACGTGCTGTCCCGGCACCTCTCCAGCCCCTCGCAGGAGAGCCTGGGCAgcggggagagcagcagcagcagcgggcagTCCGGCGCGCCGCCCCGCAGCAAGGAGAGCCCGGCCAGCCTGCCGGGACGGCCCAATCCCGAGCCCTACGGGAAGCTCGTCTCCCCCGAGGGGCTGAACGGCTATGCCAACGGCGGCGGGGGAAGCCCTCTCAAGGAGAGGAACCTGCCCGAAGGCACGGATCAGTACGCCCGGCCGGCGGCTCAGAAAGGTGCCGGAACACCGGCGGTCACCCCCTGTAcccctccccagacccccagcaAGGCGACGGCCCCGTACGTCTTCATGTACCCGCATGTCTCCTTGAAATCCCCAACGGGCCCTTCCCTcctgggagcggagcagcccaagACCCTGGCGCACCCGTATCCCTCCACCTCCTCTGGACAGAAGAGCAGCCTGCAGACGTCAGCCCAAAAAGCCTTCTCCTACCTGCACAGCCAGTGCGGCCCCGCGGAGCCGCCCGCCATGCCGCCCACAGctggggcggccccgggcgcctGGCAGGCCGGGGAGCCGCACAACGGGGGCGAAGGCTTCAAGCACAAGAAGCGTTCGCACAGCCTGAACCGCTACGCGCTGTCAGACGGGgagcacgaggaggaggagggggcacccagcagcaccctgggctcCTATGCCACCCTGACGCGGCGGCCGGGCCGCAGCCAGATGCCGCGGGCCTGCCTGCAGACGGACGCCAAGGTGACCCGCAGCCAGTCCTTCGCCATCCGGGCCAAGCGCAAGGGCCCTCCACCGCCACCTCCCAAGCGCCTCAGCTCCGTCTCCAGCGCCCTCGCTGCCGAGGCAGACAGCGAGCAGCCCCCCGACCCCGAgcggcagcccgcagccccccaggacGTGGCCGACGCGGGTGCCAGCCCTGGTGACGCCGGCCATGGCAGGACAGTGAAGAGCCTGGCAGCCGCGCTGGAGGGGACACCAGGGGTGAGTCCGCCCAAGCCCCTCCTGGCCCCGAAACCGCTGCACATGGCTCAGGACTGTCTGCCCAGGGCGGATGCGGACAGTGAGTCCTACGACGGCGCTGGCACCGGCAGCGCCACGCTTTCCGACGCCGGCAGGGACCCCTTTGAGAGCAGCAAGCCACGGAGACGGACGTTGAGCGAGCCCAGCGCTCCCGTGACGGAGGTGGCCGCGCAGGGCGAGCGGGAGGATGCCTGCTCGGACACGGAGGAGGAGGCCAAGCCGGGGgtctcctcctcatcttcccagAACAGCTCGAGCGAGTGCATCCCCTTTGCAGAAGAAGGCAACTTAACCATCAAACAGCGGCCAAAGCCCACTGGGTACCCCAAGACCGACGTGGCCATGCCGGACACGGAGCCCGGTTCCCAGCCCGTGGAGCCCCCCTGCTCCGCTGTGAAGGAGCCGGCGGTGCCTGCTGCCGCCAAGGAGCCGCCTGTGCTGGAGTTCAACCTCACCGAGTCGGACACGGTCAAGCGCCGGCCCCGCTTCAGGGAGCGGGAGCCGCTGCAGGCGGTGCTGAAGGCGTTCAGCATGGCGGGGCAGGCGGAGGCGggggccagccccgcgccccagtATGCCCAGGCCCAGGCAGTGAGCATCACGGGCCCCGCGGTGCCGGCACCAGCGCCACGGGCCGGGCTGACCGGGGATGCCTTTGACGACGACAGCGTGGAGTTCAGGATTGCGGAGATAGAGAAAAGCATCTTGTCGCTGGAGAAGGGGATGAAGAAGGCACCgagccccagcaaagcccccagccccacggagcTGCTCGGCACCGCCGTGGTGAGGACGCCCGCTCCAG ATGTCCCCGCTAAGCACACCTCCGTGGCGTCCACCAAGCTCGTCTTCTCCGGGCCCAAGACCATCtaccagcaggtcctgcagcccTCCCGCCACGCTGTTGCTCCCTGGTCGGCTGCCGAGGCGGTGCCGGATGCGGTCGGGTCCCCGGCCGGTCCCGGCTCGCTGACGCTGGAGGCGGGCAGCAAGGTGCTGGCGAAGCCTTTGGCAGCTGccccgggggctgccctggcccggCAGCGGCTGGAGCAGACCAACTCCACGCTGGCTGCCGCGCTGCAGGCGGCCGAGAGGAAGGTCACGGCGGAGGCGGCGGAGAG ccgccccggggCCATGCACTCAGCCAAGAACATCCTGGAAGACATCAGCAACATGTTCGACGACCTGGCCGACCAGCTGGACGCGATGCTGGACTGA
- the CASKIN2 gene encoding caskin-2 isoform X1 — protein MGREQELIQAVKNGDLPGVQKLVAKIKASKSKLLGSAKRLNVNYQDADGFSALHHAALGGSLDLISLLLEAQATVDIKDSNGMRPLHYAAWQGRVEPVRVLLRAAASVNMASLDGQIPLHLSAQYGHYEVSEMLLQHQSNPCLINKAKKTPLDLACEFGRLKVAQLLLNSHLCVALLEGQSKDATDPNYTTPLHLAAKNGHKEIIRQLLKAGIEINKQTKTGTALHEAALYGKTEVVRLLLEGGVDVNIRNTYNQTALDIVNQFTTSHASKDIKQLLREASGILKVRALKDFWNLHDPTALNVRAGDVITVLEQHPDGRWKGHIHDTQKGTDRVGYFPPSVAEVISKRTGMVVPRAAPAHQRQGPPGALPAPLSGLQQLPDECPHQAAPSVPAPYGHLTLTRTAPGPDSSAAGDRNSVGSEGSIGSIRSAGSGQSTEGTNGQSTSILIENARPLPSAGDDLQQHLLGLEPRNGQVTSTAGPQSHQTPGSCPPGDRVFSHQFLRPEQLLEGKDAEAIYNWLSEFQLESYTSNFLNAGYDVPTISRMTPEDLTAIGVTKPGHRKKISTEIGQLSIAEWLPSYIPADLMDWLSAIGLPQYHKKLLNNGYDSITIVTDLTWEDLQEIGINKLGHQKKIMLAVKKLRDLRKSLNQTEATLARRKVPGALDIVTIESLENGECQSPHTPKMTTFQDSELSYELQTAMSNSCHETLGIKSSQGMSRSQESIGVRSRGSGHSQDNVLSRHLSSPSQESLGSGESSSSSGQSGAPPRSKESPASLPGRPNPEPYGKLVSPEGLNGYANGGGGSPLKERNLPEGTDQYARPAAQKGAGTPAVTPCTPPQTPSKATAPYVFMYPHVSLKSPTGPSLLGAEQPKTLAHPYPSTSSGQKSSLQTSAQKAFSYLHSQCGPAEPPAMPPTAGAAPGAWQAGEPHNGGEGFKHKKRSHSLNRYALSDGEHEEEEGAPSSTLGSYATLTRRPGRSQMPRACLQTDAKVTRSQSFAIRAKRKGPPPPPPKRLSSVSSALAAEADSEQPPDPERQPAAPQDVADAGASPGDAGHGRTVKSLAAALEGTPGVSPPKPLLAPKPLHMAQDCLPRADADSESYDGAGTGSATLSDAGRDPFESSKPRRRTLSEPSAPVTEVAAQGEREDACSDTEEEAKPGVSSSSSQNSSSECIPFAEEGNLTIKQRPKPTGYPKTDVAMPDTEPGSQPVEPPCSAVKEPAVPAAAKEPPVLEFNLTESDTVKRRPRFREREPLQAVLKAFSMAGQAEAGASPAPQYAQAQAVSITGPAVPAPAPRAGLTGDAFDDDSVEFRIAEIEKSILSLEKGMKKAPSPSKAPSPTELLGTAVVRTPAPDVPAKHTSVASTKLVFSGPKTIYQQVLQPSRHAVAPWSAAEAVPDAVGSPAGPGSLTLEAGSKVLAKPLAAAPGAALARQRLEQTNSTLAAALQAAERKVTAEAAESRPGAMHSAKNILEDISNMFDDLADQLDAMLD, from the exons agctcctgggatcTGCCAAGCGCCTGAACGTGAACTACCAGGATGCGGACGG GTTCTCGGCTCTGCACCACGCGGCGTTGGGCGGCAGCCTGGACCTCATCtcgctgctgctggaggcgcaggcCACCGTGGACATCAAGGACAGCAACG ggatgcGTCCCCTGCACTACGCAGCCTGGCAGGGCCGCGTGGAGCCGGTGCGGGTGCTGCTGCGCGCCGCCGCCTCCGTCAACATGGCCTCGCTGGACGGGCAGATCCCGCTGCACCTCTCGGCGCAGTACGGCCACTACGAGGTG TCAGAAATGCTGCTCCAGcaccagtccaacccctgcctcaTCAACAAGGCGAAGAAAACCCCCCTGGACCTGGCCTGCGAGTTCGGGCGACTAAAG GtggcccagctgctgctgaacagccATCTGTGCGTCGCCCTCCTGGAGGGACAGTCCAAGGATGCCACCGACCCCAACTACACCACCCCGCTGCACCTGGCAGCCAAGAACGGGCACAAGGAGATCATCAG GCAGCTGCTGAAGGCCGGGATCGAGATCAACAAGCAGACGAAGACGGGCACAGCCCTGCACGAGGCTGCGCTCTACGGCAAGACAGAGGTGGTGCGGTTGCTGCTGGAG GGCGGCGTCGACGTGAACATCAGGAACACCTACAACCAGACGGCGCTGGACATCGTGAACCAGTTCACCACCTCGCACGCCAGCAAGGACATCAAGCAGCTGCTGAGAG AGGCATCAGGAATCCTGAAGGTCCGAGCTTTGAAGGATTTTTGGAACCTCCATGACCCGACTGCTCTCAACGTCCGGGCAGGAGATGTCATCACG GTCCTGGAGCAGCATCCGGACGGGCGATGGAAGGGGCACATCCACGACACTCAGAAAGGCACCGATCGGGTCGGGTACTTCCCCCCCTCTGTTGCTGAAGTCATCAGCAAGCGAACAG GCATGGTTGTTCCCCGCGCGGCGCCCGCCCACCAGCGCCAGGGTCCCCCCGGGGCCCTCCCGGCCCCCCTGAGcgggctgcagcagctccccgaCGAGTGTCCTCACCAGGCAGCCCCGAGCGTCCCAGCGCCCTATGGCCACCTCACCCTAACCCGGACGGCCCCAGGCCCTGACAGCTCAG CAGCAGGAGATAGGAACAGCGTGGGCAGCGAGGGCAGCATCGGCAGCATCCGCAGTGCCGGCAGCGGCCAGAGCACCGAGGGCACCAACGGGCAGAGCACCAGCATCCTCATTGAGAACGCCAGG ccgCTGCCCTCCGCCGGCGATGACCTCCAGCAGCACCTCTTGGGACTGGAGCCTCGCAACGGGCAGGTGACCTCCACGGCAG GGCCACAGAGCCACCAGACCCCGGGCAGCTGCCCCCCTGGAGACAGGGTCTTCTCCCACCAGTTCTTGCGGCCTGAGCAGCTCCTCGAGGGGAAG GATGCAGAAGCCATTTACAATTGGCTGAGCGAGTTCCAGCTGGAGTCGTACACCTCCAACTTCCTCAACGCTGGCTACGATGTCCCCACCATCAGCCGCATGACCCCAGAG GATCTGACAGCCATCGGCGTGACCAAGCCGGGCCACAGGAAGAAGATCTCCACCGAGATCGGGCAGCTCAGCATCGCCGAGTGGCTGCCCAGCTACATCCCG GCTGACCTCATGGACTGGCTCAGTGCCATCGGGTTGCCCCAGTACCACAAAAAGCTGCTGAACAACGGCTATGACTCCATCACCATCGTGACGGACCTGACGTGGGAAGATCTGCAAGAGATAGGCATCAACAAGTTGG GCCACCAGAAGAAGATCATGTTGGCCGTCAAGAAGCTGAGAGACCTCCGCAAAAGCCTTAACCAAACAGAAGCAACTCTGGCAAGACGCAAAGTCCCCGGTGCCCTGGACATCGTCACCATCGAGTCGCTGGAGAACGGGGAGTGCCAGTCCCCGCACACCCCCAAAATGACGACCTTCCAGGACAGCGAGCTCAGCTATGAGCTCCAGACAGCCATGTCCAACAGCTGCCACGAGACGCTCGGCATCAAGAGCAGCCAGGGGATGTCACGGAGCCAGGAGAGCATCGGGGTGCGGTCGCGGGGCTCGGGGCACTCGCAGGACAACGTGCTGTCCCGGCACCTCTCCAGCCCCTCGCAGGAGAGCCTGGGCAgcggggagagcagcagcagcagcgggcagTCCGGCGCGCCGCCCCGCAGCAAGGAGAGCCCGGCCAGCCTGCCGGGACGGCCCAATCCCGAGCCCTACGGGAAGCTCGTCTCCCCCGAGGGGCTGAACGGCTATGCCAACGGCGGCGGGGGAAGCCCTCTCAAGGAGAGGAACCTGCCCGAAGGCACGGATCAGTACGCCCGGCCGGCGGCTCAGAAAGGTGCCGGAACACCGGCGGTCACCCCCTGTAcccctccccagacccccagcaAGGCGACGGCCCCGTACGTCTTCATGTACCCGCATGTCTCCTTGAAATCCCCAACGGGCCCTTCCCTcctgggagcggagcagcccaagACCCTGGCGCACCCGTATCCCTCCACCTCCTCTGGACAGAAGAGCAGCCTGCAGACGTCAGCCCAAAAAGCCTTCTCCTACCTGCACAGCCAGTGCGGCCCCGCGGAGCCGCCCGCCATGCCGCCCACAGctggggcggccccgggcgcctGGCAGGCCGGGGAGCCGCACAACGGGGGCGAAGGCTTCAAGCACAAGAAGCGTTCGCACAGCCTGAACCGCTACGCGCTGTCAGACGGGgagcacgaggaggaggagggggcacccagcagcaccctgggctcCTATGCCACCCTGACGCGGCGGCCGGGCCGCAGCCAGATGCCGCGGGCCTGCCTGCAGACGGACGCCAAGGTGACCCGCAGCCAGTCCTTCGCCATCCGGGCCAAGCGCAAGGGCCCTCCACCGCCACCTCCCAAGCGCCTCAGCTCCGTCTCCAGCGCCCTCGCTGCCGAGGCAGACAGCGAGCAGCCCCCCGACCCCGAgcggcagcccgcagccccccaggacGTGGCCGACGCGGGTGCCAGCCCTGGTGACGCCGGCCATGGCAGGACAGTGAAGAGCCTGGCAGCCGCGCTGGAGGGGACACCAGGGGTGAGTCCGCCCAAGCCCCTCCTGGCCCCGAAACCGCTGCACATGGCTCAGGACTGTCTGCCCAGGGCGGATGCGGACAGTGAGTCCTACGACGGCGCTGGCACCGGCAGCGCCACGCTTTCCGACGCCGGCAGGGACCCCTTTGAGAGCAGCAAGCCACGGAGACGGACGTTGAGCGAGCCCAGCGCTCCCGTGACGGAGGTGGCCGCGCAGGGCGAGCGGGAGGATGCCTGCTCGGACACGGAGGAGGAGGCCAAGCCGGGGgtctcctcctcatcttcccagAACAGCTCGAGCGAGTGCATCCCCTTTGCAGAAGAAGGCAACTTAACCATCAAACAGCGGCCAAAGCCCACTGGGTACCCCAAGACCGACGTGGCCATGCCGGACACGGAGCCCGGTTCCCAGCCCGTGGAGCCCCCCTGCTCCGCTGTGAAGGAGCCGGCGGTGCCTGCTGCCGCCAAGGAGCCGCCTGTGCTGGAGTTCAACCTCACCGAGTCGGACACGGTCAAGCGCCGGCCCCGCTTCAGGGAGCGGGAGCCGCTGCAGGCGGTGCTGAAGGCGTTCAGCATGGCGGGGCAGGCGGAGGCGggggccagccccgcgccccagtATGCCCAGGCCCAGGCAGTGAGCATCACGGGCCCCGCGGTGCCGGCACCAGCGCCACGGGCCGGGCTGACCGGGGATGCCTTTGACGACGACAGCGTGGAGTTCAGGATTGCGGAGATAGAGAAAAGCATCTTGTCGCTGGAGAAGGGGATGAAGAAGGCACCgagccccagcaaagcccccagccccacggagcTGCTCGGCACCGCCGTGGTGAGGACGCCCGCTCCAG ATGTCCCCGCTAAGCACACCTCCGTGGCGTCCACCAAGCTCGTCTTCTCCGGGCCCAAGACCATCtaccagcaggtcctgcagcccTCCCGCCACGCTGTTGCTCCCTGGTCGGCTGCCGAGGCGGTGCCGGATGCGGTCGGGTCCCCGGCCGGTCCCGGCTCGCTGACGCTGGAGGCGGGCAGCAAGGTGCTGGCGAAGCCTTTGGCAGCTGccccgggggctgccctggcccggCAGCGGCTGGAGCAGACCAACTCCACGCTGGCTGCCGCGCTGCAGGCGGCCGAGAGGAAGGTCACGGCGGAGGCGGCGGAGAG ccgccccggggCCATGCACTCAGCCAAGAACATCCTGGAAGACATCAGCAACATGTTCGACGACCTGGCCGACCAGCTGGACGCGATGCTGGACTGA